The Chryseobacterium sp. 52 genome includes a region encoding these proteins:
- the dusB gene encoding tRNA dihydrouridine synthase DusB, whose translation MVKIGNIELPEFPLLLAPMEDVSDPPFRRLCKMHGADMMYSEFISSEGLIRDAMKSRKKLDIFDYERPVGIQIFGGDEEAMAMSARIVEAVNPDLVDINFGCPVKKVVCKGAGAGVLKDIDLMVRLTKAVVTSTHLPVTVKTRLGWDSSTINIDEVAERLQETGIKALTIHARTRAQMYKGEADWEHISRIKQNPNIEIPIFGNGDIDSPEKALEYKQKYACDGIMIGRAAIGYPWIFNEIKHFFKTGEHLPAPVVSDRLLAVRQHAEWSVEWKGEKLGLIEMRQHYSNYFRGVPHFKEFRKKFLEVFTLEEMDVLIKETQQFYEEYQAQV comes from the coding sequence ATGGTAAAAATAGGCAATATAGAACTGCCGGAATTTCCGCTTTTGCTGGCTCCGATGGAAGATGTAAGTGACCCTCCTTTCAGACGCCTCTGTAAGATGCACGGGGCAGATATGATGTATTCAGAATTTATTTCTTCTGAGGGCTTGATTCGTGATGCGATGAAGAGCCGCAAGAAACTGGATATTTTCGATTATGAAAGACCGGTTGGGATCCAGATCTTTGGTGGAGACGAAGAAGCAATGGCAATGTCTGCAAGAATTGTAGAGGCGGTAAACCCGGATCTGGTAGACATTAATTTCGGATGTCCTGTAAAAAAGGTAGTCTGCAAAGGTGCCGGAGCAGGGGTTCTTAAAGATATTGACCTGATGGTACGTCTTACCAAAGCTGTTGTGACTTCTACCCATTTACCTGTAACAGTGAAAACCCGTTTAGGCTGGGACAGCAGTACCATCAACATTGATGAAGTGGCAGAGCGTTTACAGGAAACAGGTATCAAAGCTTTAACGATACATGCGAGAACCCGTGCACAGATGTACAAGGGTGAAGCAGACTGGGAACATATTTCCAGAATTAAACAAAATCCTAATATTGAGATTCCTATTTTTGGAAACGGCGATATTGATTCTCCGGAAAAAGCTCTCGAATATAAACAGAAATACGCGTGCGACGGAATAATGATTGGCCGTGCAGCGATTGGATATCCCTGGATCTTTAATGAGATTAAACATTTTTTCAAAACAGGTGAACATCTTCCTGCACCTGTTGTTTCAGACCGTTTACTAGCTGTTCGTCAGCATGCGGAATGGAGTGTAGAATGGAAAGGGGAAAAGCTGGGTCTTATTGAAATGAGACAACACTACAGTAATTATTTCCGGGGCGTTCCACATTTTAAAGAATTCAGAAAAAAATTCCTCGAAGTTTTTACATTGGAAGAAATGGATGTTTTAATTAAAGAAACGCAACAGTTCTACGAAGAATACCAGGCACAGGTATAA
- a CDS encoding endonuclease/exonuclease/phosphatase family protein has translation MEMFSFYNVENLFLPDPKPIHRLDPTKSGLKNWDEKRYRNKLFKISHVFQLMKEENGTLPFLIGLSEVSGRKVLEDLVEMEPFNSEYGIVHYNSMDERKVDVAMLYHKGKVEIIDSETITFFFEILNKNTENYDTTRDVLFSKVKYKGTIINVFIAHLPSKREKDVNKPKRDFILNEIRNRILKIVDANKEHVILCGDFNENPDDENLVKILYDDNHEKVLVNPFQELFYIRNYSTFHYKSGLLYDQIILSKSFFDNDVFSFQSAHIFNSEKISSRTRNFEGRPFRTYAGTRYLGGYSDHFPVFVKFEETKT, from the coding sequence ATGGAGATGTTCTCTTTTTATAACGTTGAAAATTTATTTTTGCCTGACCCCAAACCTATTCACAGATTAGATCCTACAAAATCAGGCTTAAAAAATTGGGATGAAAAAAGATATAGAAACAAGCTTTTTAAAATTTCACATGTCTTTCAATTGATGAAGGAGGAAAATGGAACACTTCCATTTTTAATAGGCCTCTCTGAAGTTTCCGGCAGGAAAGTTTTAGAAGATCTGGTGGAAATGGAACCCTTTAATTCTGAATATGGAATTGTACATTACAATTCTATGGACGAAAGAAAGGTAGACGTAGCTATGTTATATCATAAAGGCAAAGTGGAAATAATAGACTCAGAAACTATTACCTTCTTCTTTGAGATATTAAATAAAAACACAGAAAATTACGACACAACAAGAGACGTACTTTTTTCGAAAGTTAAGTATAAAGGAACAATTATTAATGTCTTTATCGCCCACCTTCCCTCCAAGCGAGAAAAAGATGTTAATAAACCCAAAAGAGACTTTATACTTAATGAAATCCGTAATAGGATCTTGAAAATTGTAGATGCCAATAAGGAACATGTAATATTGTGCGGTGATTTTAACGAAAACCCGGATGATGAAAATTTAGTAAAAATTCTCTACGATGACAATCATGAGAAGGTATTGGTAAACCCTTTTCAGGAATTGTTTTATATAAGAAATTATTCTACTTTTCATTATAAGTCTGGCCTGTTATATGATCAGATCATCTTGTCAAAATCTTTTTTTGATAATGATGTATTTAGTTTTCAGAGTGCCCATATATTTAACTCTGAGAAAATAAGCAGCCGGACTCGAAACTTTGAAGGACGCCCCTTCCGAACCTATGCCGGTACACGGTACTTAGGCGGATACAGCGACCACTTTCCGGTTTTTGTAAAATTTGAAGAAACAAAAACATAA
- the deoC gene encoding deoxyribose-phosphate aldolase translates to MMNIAQYLDSTYLKTPAQSGLSNEETLQIDKKLVQEAIENGIFAVMIRPDYVAEIKKYIQERNSNVVVGTVIGFHEGTYSVDEKLAEASKAIEDGADELDFVINYTAYLNGNPELVKEEFVQCTQLALQNQKIAKWIIEIAALTDEQIADITKNISNWAEENFSENDLPKIFVKSSTGFYQTEGGKPNGATFEGIRIMLDHAGKLPVKAAGGVRTPEDAEKMISMGVKRIGTSSALSLINKGPSSEGY, encoded by the coding sequence ATTATGAACATTGCCCAATATTTGGATTCAACCTATTTGAAAACGCCTGCACAGTCAGGTCTCTCAAACGAAGAAACATTACAAATTGATAAAAAACTTGTACAGGAAGCTATAGAGAATGGCATTTTTGCCGTAATGATCCGACCGGATTATGTAGCTGAGATCAAAAAGTATATTCAGGAAAGGAATTCAAATGTTGTGGTAGGAACCGTAATAGGTTTTCATGAAGGAACCTATTCTGTTGATGAGAAGCTTGCAGAGGCTTCAAAGGCAATTGAAGATGGAGCAGATGAGCTTGATTTTGTAATTAATTACACGGCTTATCTCAATGGCAATCCGGAGCTGGTAAAAGAAGAATTTGTACAATGTACTCAGCTTGCTTTGCAGAATCAAAAGATTGCAAAATGGATCATTGAAATTGCTGCACTCACAGATGAACAGATTGCAGATATTACTAAGAATATTTCAAACTGGGCAGAAGAGAATTTCTCCGAAAATGATCTGCCGAAGATTTTTGTAAAATCTTCCACAGGCTTTTATCAAACCGAAGGAGGTAAACCCAATGGAGCCACATTTGAAGGCATTAGGATCATGTTGGATCATGCAGGGAAACTTCCTGTAAAAGCTGCCGGGGGAGTAAGAACACCTGAAGATGCTGAAAAAATGATCAGCATGGGAGTGAAAAGAATCGGGACCTCTTCAGCACTGAGTTTAATAAATAAAGGACCTTCATCAGAAGGATATTAA
- a CDS encoding alpha/beta fold hydrolase, which yields MKKLNALFFLFAAYSFNAQIISGTVIAKNENKPVPYVKIGIEKENKGTVSDEKGNFSIDLSGLDASRKLIIEVPGYETYAETVQNLRKQDQQRIFLKEKIKNIKEVNIKVKKLVDKNWGVNTKTKHVLYSVNPKFRKEDFLGETALEFNASRRSKIKNINLNIASYSSDKPVLMRYSIYSEKNGFPGDNMLDEEITVELTEDMIKDGTYTLDVNDHNIWVQGKFFIGIQFLKEFDGKINISAALFRTGFLRKFYGEWQKTTLAAPAINIDVKVDKSAKNIKDEAAASGDDLEGLISDVSQYKIESEKSVYGKNESSGGYLELKDTRLYYEVYGEGEPVFLLHGNSGSIQDFYQQIPVLSKQFKVIAMDTRGQGKSTDTSKKDFTYTMFADDVKALADKLGLKKINIAGWSDGGITGIEFALKYPENLNNLMTIGANAFPEGVDERLVSHMKNQLLVLKMENKPEKFNERRLVKIMLNEPQIGEKELEKIKNPVLVIAGDKDVIKQEHTEFIAKQIPNSELKIYNNATHMIPFEHADELNADILRFLEK from the coding sequence ATGAAAAAACTTAATGCTTTATTCTTTCTCTTTGCAGCTTATTCTTTCAATGCTCAGATAATTTCCGGGACGGTTATTGCTAAAAATGAAAACAAGCCCGTTCCTTATGTGAAAATCGGAATTGAAAAAGAAAATAAAGGAACCGTTTCAGATGAGAAAGGGAATTTTTCTATTGACCTTTCCGGGCTGGATGCTTCAAGGAAACTGATAATTGAGGTTCCCGGTTATGAAACTTATGCCGAAACTGTACAGAATTTAAGAAAACAGGATCAGCAGCGCATATTTTTAAAAGAAAAGATTAAAAATATAAAGGAAGTCAATATAAAGGTTAAAAAACTGGTTGATAAAAACTGGGGTGTCAATACGAAAACAAAACATGTCCTGTATTCTGTTAATCCTAAGTTCAGAAAAGAAGACTTTCTTGGTGAAACAGCTTTGGAATTTAATGCCAGCAGAAGATCCAAGATCAAAAACATCAATCTGAATATCGCAAGTTATTCTTCCGACAAGCCCGTGCTCATGCGGTACAGTATTTACAGTGAGAAAAACGGATTTCCTGGTGATAATATGCTGGACGAAGAAATCACAGTGGAACTTACAGAAGATATGATCAAAGACGGAACCTATACCCTGGATGTCAATGACCATAATATCTGGGTACAGGGAAAATTCTTTATCGGAATTCAGTTTTTAAAAGAATTTGACGGAAAGATCAATATCAGTGCAGCCCTTTTCAGAACAGGATTTCTTAGGAAATTTTATGGAGAATGGCAGAAGACAACACTGGCTGCACCAGCAATCAATATAGACGTAAAAGTGGATAAAAGTGCTAAAAATATAAAAGATGAAGCCGCAGCTTCAGGAGATGATCTTGAAGGGTTGATTTCTGATGTTTCCCAATATAAAATAGAATCTGAGAAGTCTGTGTATGGAAAAAATGAATCTTCAGGAGGTTATCTTGAATTAAAAGATACCAGGCTTTATTACGAAGTGTATGGTGAAGGAGAACCTGTTTTTCTTCTTCATGGTAATTCCGGAAGCATACAGGATTTTTACCAGCAGATCCCGGTTCTGTCCAAACAGTTCAAAGTCATTGCTATGGATACAAGAGGGCAGGGGAAAAGTACCGACACCTCTAAAAAAGATTTTACCTATACCATGTTTGCAGATGATGTAAAAGCTCTTGCCGATAAACTTGGGCTTAAGAAAATCAATATTGCAGGATGGAGTGATGGCGGCATCACAGGAATTGAATTTGCTTTAAAATATCCGGAAAATCTTAATAACCTGATGACTATCGGAGCTAATGCATTTCCGGAAGGTGTTGATGAAAGACTTGTTTCCCATATGAAAAACCAGTTACTGGTACTGAAGATGGAGAACAAACCTGAAAAGTTCAATGAACGCAGGCTTGTGAAGATTATGCTGAATGAACCGCAGATTGGTGAAAAAGAGCTTGAAAAGATCAAAAATCCAGTGCTTGTAATTGCAGGAGATAAAGACGTAATTAAGCAGGAACATACTGAGTTTATAGCAAAGCAGATTCCTAATTCTGAGCTTAAAATCTACAATAATGCAACCCACATGATTCCTTTTGAACATGCAGATGAGCTGAATGCAGATATTTTAAGATTTCTGGAAAAATAA
- a CDS encoding ABC-F family ATP-binding cassette domain-containing protein translates to MNYVSVENLTKSYGIKVLFQDISFHVNEGDKIAIVAKNGSGKSTLLKILMGKEIADSGTVNINKDIQVVLFDQEIDFDSDLTIEEFMMALDSAPIQALKNYHKSLLSTDYDFIEKALAEMEIHKAWDLENDMKQILSQLKITDLEAKMGTLSGGQIKRVALAKLLTETRAEHRHTLLIMDEPTNHLDVEMVEWLESYLSKAKITLILVTHDRYFLDAVCGIIWEMEDKNLYFHNGSYATYLENKMIREDNMNSTIDKANNLYRKELEWMRRQPKARTTKSKSRQDDFYETEKIAKTDTRKESLELDFEMKRLGNKILELRDISKSYGDKLLLKDFSYQFQRGEKVGIVGKNGAGKSTLLNIIQGLEPKDTGEIETGETIKFGYFSQKGLKYKEEERVIDFIKEISENFPLANGKTISASQFLRLFLFDDQTQYSPISKLSGGEKRRLHLMYILYQNPNFLIFDEPTNDLDLPTLTVLENFLLNFQGSLIIVSHDRYFMDRIVDHILAFEGEGKIRDFVGTFSEYREAKSREDALEKNAVSKPEPVKEIAPVAEIPQPSSKKRKMSFKEQRELETIEKEMPELEQKRTKIMDQLNNETEYEKVAKLSAELETISEKLEDYEMKWLEFQELL, encoded by the coding sequence ATGAATTACGTTTCTGTCGAAAATCTTACTAAATCTTATGGCATCAAAGTTTTGTTCCAAGATATCTCTTTTCATGTCAATGAAGGGGACAAAATAGCCATTGTTGCAAAAAACGGAAGCGGAAAATCTACCCTTCTTAAAATATTAATGGGGAAAGAAATTGCAGACAGTGGAACTGTGAATATTAATAAGGATATTCAGGTGGTTTTATTTGACCAGGAGATCGATTTTGATTCTGATCTAACCATTGAAGAATTTATGATGGCGCTTGATTCTGCGCCCATTCAGGCCTTAAAAAACTATCATAAATCGTTACTTTCCACAGATTATGATTTCATTGAAAAAGCTCTGGCTGAAATGGAAATCCATAAAGCGTGGGATCTGGAGAATGATATGAAACAAATTCTCTCTCAGTTGAAAATTACAGATCTGGAAGCGAAAATGGGAACACTTTCCGGAGGGCAGATCAAACGTGTAGCCTTAGCAAAATTATTAACTGAAACAAGAGCTGAGCACCGCCATACTCTTCTTATCATGGATGAGCCAACCAACCACCTTGATGTAGAAATGGTAGAATGGCTTGAAAGCTATTTAAGCAAAGCTAAAATAACATTAATTCTGGTCACACACGACAGGTACTTCCTGGATGCTGTTTGTGGAATTATCTGGGAAATGGAAGATAAAAATCTGTATTTCCATAATGGTTCTTACGCGACTTATCTTGAAAATAAGATGATTCGTGAGGATAATATGAATTCCACCATTGATAAAGCCAATAATCTTTACAGGAAAGAACTGGAATGGATGCGAAGACAGCCTAAAGCAAGAACTACAAAATCTAAATCCAGACAAGATGACTTTTACGAAACTGAAAAAATAGCTAAAACCGATACGAGAAAAGAATCTCTGGAACTTGATTTCGAAATGAAAAGACTCGGAAACAAAATTTTGGAACTTAGAGATATTTCTAAAAGTTATGGGGATAAATTATTACTAAAAGATTTCAGTTATCAGTTTCAAAGGGGCGAAAAAGTAGGAATTGTAGGAAAAAACGGTGCCGGAAAATCTACATTACTGAATATCATCCAGGGCCTTGAGCCAAAAGATACCGGAGAAATTGAAACCGGAGAAACGATCAAATTCGGGTATTTTTCACAAAAAGGACTAAAATATAAAGAGGAAGAAAGAGTCATTGATTTTATTAAAGAAATTTCTGAAAACTTCCCTTTAGCTAACGGAAAAACGATCTCTGCATCACAGTTTTTAAGACTATTTTTGTTTGATGATCAAACCCAATATTCGCCTATTTCCAAACTTTCGGGAGGTGAAAAAAGAAGGTTGCATTTGATGTACATTTTATATCAGAATCCTAACTTTTTGATATTTGATGAACCTACCAATGATTTAGATCTTCCCACTTTGACGGTACTGGAAAATTTCCTACTGAACTTTCAGGGCAGCTTGATCATTGTTTCTCACGACAGATATTTCATGGACAGAATCGTGGACCACATCCTCGCCTTTGAAGGGGAAGGAAAAATCAGAGATTTTGTTGGAACGTTCTCAGAATACAGAGAAGCTAAAAGCCGTGAAGATGCATTAGAAAAAAATGCAGTATCCAAACCGGAACCGGTAAAAGAAATAGCTCCGGTAGCAGAGATTCCTCAACCTTCTTCCAAGAAAAGGAAAATGTCCTTTAAAGAACAGAGAGAACTGGAAACCATAGAAAAAGAAATGCCTGAACTGGAACAAAAGCGTACTAAGATCATGGACCAGCTGAATAATGAAACGGAATATGAAAAAGTGGCAAAACTTTCTGCCGAATTAGAAACCATTTCTGAAAAGCTAGAGGATTATGAAATGAAGTGGCTGGAGTTTCAGGAGCTTTTGTAA
- the trmD gene encoding tRNA (guanosine(37)-N1)-methyltransferase TrmD: MRIDIISVLPELMESPFQTSILRRAIDKGLVEVHFHHLRDWAINKHRQIDDEPYGGGAGMVMMIEPIDKCISELKSQREYDEVIYLTPDGITLNQKIANSLSIKNNLIFLCGHYKGIDQRVRDLHITKEISIGDYVLTGGELAACVLADSIIRLVPGVLNDEQSALTDSFQDDLLSPPIYTRPEVYKGLEVPGILLSGNFARIEEWRQDEAVRITQEKRPDLL, translated from the coding sequence ATGAGAATTGATATAATAAGCGTGCTTCCGGAACTGATGGAAAGCCCGTTTCAGACTTCTATTTTAAGAAGAGCAATAGATAAAGGTTTGGTAGAAGTTCATTTCCATCATCTGAGAGACTGGGCGATCAATAAACACAGACAAATCGATGACGAACCTTATGGTGGCGGAGCAGGAATGGTGATGATGATAGAACCTATTGATAAATGCATTTCCGAACTTAAATCCCAAAGAGAATACGATGAAGTGATTTATCTGACCCCAGACGGAATTACTTTAAACCAAAAAATAGCAAATTCCCTTTCAATAAAGAACAACCTGATTTTTCTCTGTGGTCATTACAAAGGTATTGATCAGAGAGTCCGGGATCTTCATATCACTAAAGAAATATCGATTGGCGATTATGTCCTTACGGGAGGAGAACTGGCTGCATGTGTTCTGGCAGATTCTATTATAAGACTCGTACCCGGAGTTTTGAATGACGAGCAGAGTGCACTTACAGATAGCTTTCAGGATGATCTTCTTTCGCCCCCTATTTATACAAGACCTGAAGTGTATAAAGGTTTAGAGGTTCCGGGGATTTTGTTAAGCGGAAATTTTGCCCGAATCGAAGAGTGGCGTCAGGATGAAGCTGTAAGAATAACACAGGAAAAACGTCCCGATTTACTTTAA
- a CDS encoding 5' nucleotidase, NT5C type encodes MKKVIVDMDGVMADVYRQLVKFEKRDSGNEIEISGLTGLPEIEAFPNGKKHVNEVGFFRTLPVMEGSRDALEYINNKYELYIVSAGMEFPNSLREKFDWLAEHFPFISWEQIVLCGSKKVVHGDVMIDDYPKNLDHFAGEKFIFTQPHNELIENDHYKRFSSWEEIMNVL; translated from the coding sequence ATGAAAAAAGTAATTGTAGATATGGACGGGGTAATGGCGGATGTTTATCGTCAGTTAGTCAAATTTGAAAAAAGAGACTCAGGAAACGAAATTGAAATCAGCGGTCTTACGGGACTGCCCGAAATTGAAGCATTCCCAAACGGTAAGAAACACGTTAATGAAGTTGGTTTTTTTCGCACACTTCCGGTCATGGAGGGAAGCCGTGATGCTTTAGAATACATTAATAATAAATATGAACTCTATATCGTTTCAGCCGGAATGGAGTTTCCAAACAGTTTAAGAGAAAAATTTGACTGGCTGGCAGAACATTTTCCGTTTATCAGCTGGGAACAAATTGTTTTATGCGGCAGCAAAAAAGTAGTGCATGGAGATGTTATGATTGATGATTATCCTAAAAATCTGGATCATTTTGCCGGAGAAAAATTCATTTTTACACAGCCTCACAATGAGCTGATAGAAAATGATCATTATAAACGATTTAGCTCATGGGAAGAGATTATGAATGTCTTGTAG
- a CDS encoding Lrp/AsnC ligand binding domain-containing protein, translating into MKNSSNTSYHLDSIDKEIIYMLMDNAKTSLAHISKNVGISTTAVHQRIKKLEHAGVIENSISFLNPKKIGYKVISYIGMFLDQPSHYPDVVKSLQDVNEVVEAHYTTGNYTIFLKVLCKDNDHLMQILSKLQKLKGVTRTETFISLEQGIYRQLKV; encoded by the coding sequence ATGAAAAATTCAAGCAACACAAGTTATCATTTAGACTCGATTGACAAAGAGATCATTTACATGCTGATGGATAATGCGAAAACATCGCTGGCCCACATTTCAAAAAATGTCGGAATTTCCACAACAGCAGTACATCAAAGGATCAAGAAACTCGAACACGCAGGAGTTATCGAAAACTCTATTTCATTTCTTAACCCTAAAAAAATTGGGTATAAAGTAATTTCGTATATCGGAATGTTTTTAGATCAGCCCAGCCATTATCCGGATGTCGTAAAATCCCTTCAGGATGTTAATGAGGTAGTAGAAGCCCATTATACAACAGGGAATTATACCATATTCTTAAAGGTTCTGTGTAAAGATAATGACCATCTGATGCAGATTCTTAGCAAACTTCAGAAGCTGAAAGGGGTGACAAGAACAGAAACTTTCATATCTTTGGAACAAGGTATTTACAGACAACTGAAAGTATAA
- a CDS encoding NAD(P)/FAD-dependent oxidoreductase: METREKIIIIGGGFAGLQLAKTLNNKNKKVIVLDRVNHHMFQPLFYQVACGRIEPSNISFPFRKIFQQSRNTQFRLTEVKEIDPVHNRVITDEAEFTYDKLIIATGCKTNFFGNKDMESRAFGMKNTQEAIGIRNHILLTFEKLILEKSRSDDGNWNIVIVGSGPTGVELAGAFAEMKKEILPRDYPYMNFDQLKIILVSSTEKPLAVMSSEAQEKSEKYLKDLGVTFLSGEVVTEYDGNKVYMKSGKDIPSNNVIWAAGVTGNVVEGFPEEKLVRNRYIVDRFNTIKGYDNIYAIGDIAYMETPKYPQGHPQVANVAINQAKNLGKNLLKKNSNEWVEYEYKDQGSLATIGKHRAVVDLPFIKFQGFLAWYFWMFLHLMLILSVRNKLAVFFNWMWSYFNKDSSLRLIISPNKKNGTLQ, translated from the coding sequence ATGGAAACACGCGAAAAAATCATCATTATAGGAGGAGGATTTGCGGGGCTGCAGCTTGCAAAAACATTGAATAACAAGAACAAAAAAGTAATCGTTCTGGACCGGGTGAATCATCATATGTTTCAGCCGCTTTTTTATCAGGTTGCCTGCGGGAGGATAGAACCTTCCAATATTTCCTTTCCTTTCCGGAAGATTTTTCAGCAGTCCAGAAATACCCAGTTCCGCCTTACCGAAGTTAAAGAAATCGATCCTGTACACAATAGAGTGATCACAGATGAAGCCGAATTTACGTATGATAAACTAATCATCGCAACCGGCTGTAAAACAAATTTCTTCGGAAACAAGGATATGGAATCCCGAGCTTTCGGAATGAAGAATACCCAGGAAGCAATAGGCATCAGAAATCATATCCTGTTGACCTTTGAAAAACTGATCCTGGAAAAAAGCAGAAGCGATGACGGTAACTGGAATATCGTGATCGTAGGAAGCGGACCTACCGGGGTAGAACTGGCGGGAGCTTTTGCCGAAATGAAAAAAGAAATCCTTCCGAGAGATTATCCCTACATGAATTTTGATCAGCTTAAGATCATTCTCGTCAGCTCCACCGAAAAACCACTTGCCGTAATGAGCAGTGAGGCACAGGAAAAGTCTGAAAAATACCTTAAAGATCTTGGAGTTACTTTTCTGAGTGGCGAAGTGGTAACAGAATACGATGGCAATAAAGTATATATGAAGAGCGGGAAAGATATTCCGTCCAATAATGTGATCTGGGCAGCCGGAGTTACAGGAAATGTAGTAGAAGGCTTTCCGGAAGAAAAATTAGTAAGAAACAGATACATAGTAGATAGATTTAATACAATAAAAGGCTACGATAATATTTATGCAATAGGGGATATCGCTTATATGGAAACACCCAAGTATCCACAAGGCCATCCACAGGTAGCAAACGTAGCGATTAATCAAGCAAAAAATTTAGGTAAGAACCTTTTAAAGAAGAATAGCAACGAGTGGGTTGAATATGAATATAAAGATCAGGGCTCGTTGGCAACTATTGGAAAACACAGGGCTGTAGTAGATCTTCCGTTCATCAAGTTCCAGGGATTTCTGGCGTGGTATTTCTGGATGTTTCTCCACCTGATGCTGATCCTGAGCGTTAGAAATAAGCTTGCAGTCTTTTTCAACTGGATGTGGAGCTATTTCAACAAAGACTCTTCTTTAAGATTAATTATTTCACCTAATAAGAAAAACGGTACATTACAATGA
- a CDS encoding glycoside hydrolase family 25 protein, whose amino-acid sequence MTPRKYTKKTAKKVHENRRKNYFFRRKVILAILIIALIGTGFYLKQSVSYYYALYFNKFSHKKLHNSEIETLRIQKILTANLDKTYGFDVSHYQNKEDIKWDSLSIGNKTIPLEFVVMRATMGNRNADKHFNEFWEKAQKHNLIRGAYHFYRADEDPVIQANNFLDNVKLESGDLPPILDIEKIPKRKTNKKLIEDLKVWCKIVEETYGEKPIIYTYYHYYKDFLKGEFDGYPLWLANYNDVPSPTPNDHWDFWQFTENGIVHGINTKVDLDIYNGSTWSLKRLTLD is encoded by the coding sequence ATGACACCCAGAAAGTACACCAAAAAAACTGCCAAAAAAGTACATGAGAACCGTCGGAAGAATTATTTTTTCCGGAGAAAAGTAATTTTGGCTATTTTAATTATAGCTTTAATAGGGACAGGATTTTACCTGAAACAGTCTGTGAGCTATTATTACGCACTGTACTTTAATAAATTCAGTCATAAAAAACTTCACAACAGCGAAATAGAAACATTAAGGATACAGAAAATCCTTACAGCGAATCTTGATAAAACATATGGATTTGACGTTTCTCATTACCAGAATAAGGAAGATATCAAATGGGACAGTCTGAGCATAGGAAATAAAACCATTCCACTGGAGTTTGTAGTGATGCGAGCCACAATGGGAAACCGCAATGCAGACAAGCATTTTAATGAATTCTGGGAGAAGGCCCAGAAACACAATCTGATCCGCGGAGCTTATCATTTTTACAGAGCCGATGAAGATCCTGTCATTCAGGCGAACAATTTTCTGGACAATGTTAAACTGGAAAGCGGAGATCTTCCCCCTATTTTAGATATTGAAAAGATCCCGAAGCGAAAAACGAATAAAAAGCTAATCGAAGATTTAAAAGTATGGTGTAAGATTGTGGAAGAAACTTACGGGGAAAAGCCAATCATCTACACATACTATCATTACTACAAAGATTTTCTGAAAGGTGAATTTGATGGCTACCCGCTCTGGCTGGCCAATTATAACGATGTCCCGTCTCCCACTCCCAATGACCACTGGGACTTCTGGCAGTTTACAGAAAACGGAATCGTTCACGGCATTAATACCAAAGTAGATCTTGATATTTATAATGGGAGCACATGGTCTTTGAAAAGACTGACTTTAGACTAA